Proteins from a genomic interval of Lycium ferocissimum isolate CSIRO_LF1 chromosome 2, AGI_CSIRO_Lferr_CH_V1, whole genome shotgun sequence:
- the LOC132036925 gene encoding pentatricopeptide repeat-containing protein At2g33680-like, translating into MSYGPSSVALESSASLFTKILHYTQYKNLAKGQSLHAHLIKTGFSSSCIYLSNSIVNLYAKCHRLFDAHLAFQEIQNKDVVSWNCLINGYSQLGRRDSSFSVLKLFKQMRQENALPNPHTFAGIFTAVSTLGDAFTGMQAHCLALKLSHLSDVFVGSSLLNMYCKSGGHHLVDARKVFDEMPERNSVSWTTMISGYASQRLVKEAVGVFRVMLWEREQDVNEFVFTSVLSAIALPEFINVGKQIHGFSLKNGFLWNVSVANATVTMYAKCGSLDDACWAFELSCEKNSITWSALITGYAQNGDCEKALHLFSEMHYCGMNPSEYTLVGVLNACSDFGALREGKQVHGYLLKLGFEPQMYILTALVDMYAKCGNIMDARRGFDYLKEPDIVLWTSMIAGYVKNGDNENAMGMYCRMLMESVVPNELTMASVLKACSSLAALEQGKQIHAHIVKHGFSLEVPIGSALSTMYAKSGSLLDGNLVFRRMPARDLVSWNSMMSGLSQNGCGIEALELFEEMLLDGTKPDYVTFVNILSACSHMDLVERGQNIFKMMSDEFGIEPRLEHFACMVDMFGRAGKLYEAKEFIESAANHVDHGLCLWRILLSACRNYRNYELGAYAGEKLMELGSQESSAYVLLSSIYSALGRLEDVERVRRLMNLRGVSKEPGCSWIELKSQFHVFVVGDQLHPQIVDIREELWRLSKQMKDEGYKPDFDPCLELEGIMD; encoded by the coding sequence ATGAGTTATGGTCCATCATCTGTAGCACTTGAATCCTCTGCTTCCCTTTTCACCAAAATACTCCATTACACTCAATATAAAAACCTTGCTAAAGGCCAATCTCTTCACGCCCATCTCATTAAAACTGGGTTTTCCTCTTCTTGCATTTACTTATCCAACAGCATTGTCAACTTATACGCCAAATGCCACCGCTTGTTCGACGCTCATCTCGCTTTTCAAGAAATACAAAACAAAGACGTTGTTTCATGGAACTGTCTCATCAATGGGTACTCTCAATTGGGTCGTCGAGATTCCTCATTTTCAGTCCTCAAACTCTTCAAACAAATGAGACAGGAAAATGCACTACCAAATCCTCACACTTTTGCGGGCATTTTTACTGCTGTGTCGACTTTGGGGGACGCGTTTACTGGGATGCAAGCACATTGTCTTGCCTTGAAACTCAGTCACCTTTCCGATGTGTTTGTGGGTAGTTCTTTGTTGAACATGTATTGCAAGTCTGGTGGTCATCATCTTGTTGATGCTCGCaaggtgtttgatgaaatgcctgAGAGAAATTCTGTTTCTTGGACTACCATGATATCGGGTTATGCGTCGCAGAGGCTTGTTAAGGAGGCTGTGGGAGTGTTTAGGGTGATGTTATGGGAGCGAGAGCAGGATGTGAATGAGTTTGTTTTCACTAGTGTGCTTAGTGCTATTGCATTGCCTGAGTTTATTAATGTTGGGAAGCAAATTCATGGTTTTTCATTAAAGAATGGCTTTTTATGGAATGTTTCTGTTGCTAATGCTACTGTTACTATGTATGCGAAATGTGGGAGTTTGGACGATGCATGTTGGGCATTCGAGCTGTCCTGTGAAAAGAATTCGATAACCTGGTCTGCGTTAATTACTGGTTACGCGCAGAATGGAGACTGTGAGAAGGCGTTGCATTTGTTCTCGGAGATGCATTACTGTGGGATGAATCCTAGTGAGTACACTCTGGTTGGAGTGCTTAATGCTTGTAGTGATTTTGGTGCACTTAGAGAAGGAAAACAGGTGCATGGATATCTATTGAAGTTAGGATTTGAGCCTCAAATGTATATTTTGACTGCTTTAGTGGACATGTACGCTAAATGTGGTAACATAATGGATGCCAGAAGAGGTTTTGATTATTTGAAAGAACCAGATATAGTCTTATGGACTTCCATGATAGCAGGATATGTGAAGAATGGGGACAATGAAAATGCTATGGGTATGTATTGTAGAATGCTGATGGAGAGTGTTGTACCTAATGAGTTGACCATGGCGAGTGTGTTAAAAGCCTGTTCTAGCCTTGCTGCTTTGGAACAAGGGAAGCAGATTCATGCTCATATAGTTAAGCATGGGTTTAGTCTTGAAGTTCCAATCGGAAGTGCTCTGTCAACTATGTATGCAAAATCTGGAAGCCTTTTAGACGGTAATTTAGTCTTTAGGAGGATGCCAGCAAGAGACTTAGTGTCATGGAACTCGATGATGTCAGGTCTTTCTCAGAATGGCTGTGGCATTGAAGCCCTTGAACTTTTCGAGGAAATGCTTCTTGACGGAACAAAACCAGATTATGTTACTTTTGTAAATATTCTTTCTGCTTGTAGCCACATGGATTTGGTAGAGAGAGGGCAGAATATTTTCAAGATGATGTCTGATGAGTTTGGTATAGAGCCTAGGCTAGAGCATTTTGCGTGCATGGTAGATATGTTTGGTCGTGCTGGAAAACTCTACGAAGCAAAAGAATTTATCGAGTCAGCAGCAAATCATGTTGACCATGGTCTGTGTTTGTGGCGTATCTTGCTAAGTGCTTGCAGGAACTATAGAAACTATGAATTAGGTGCATACGCTGGAGAGAAGTTAATGGAATTGGGTTCACAAGAGTCGTCTGCTTATGTGCTACTCTCTAGTATTTATTCAGCTCTGGGAAGATTGGAGGATGTTGAACGTGTGAGAAGGTTGATGAATCTTCGTGGAGTAAGCAAGGAGCCTGGATGTAGCTGGATTGAGCTGAAGAGTCAGTTTCATGTATTTGTTGTTGGAGATCAGTTGCATCCACAAATCGTAGATATACGTGAAGAGTTATGGAGGTTAAGCAAGCAAATGAAAGATGAGGGATACAAACCAGATTTTGATCCTTGCTTAGAGTTGGAGGGAATTATGGACTGA